GCCCGCCGACAACGACCCCTTTGTTGCCCAAGGGGTACTCGATGAAGCCTTGACGAAGGAACTACAGGAGAGCTTCAAATGAGCGTAAGGAGAGAAAGCCTACAACAACGGAGAAATTCCAAACCCGGATGGACGGCGCGCGCTGCCACCTCGGGGACTGGAGAGACAAAGTGAATCGAGTTAATACATGGACGCATGCGCGCATGAAGTGCCAGCTTGCGATGATGCTGCCGTTGGCTGCATGCTTGTCGCTGTCTGCCTGCTCCGAGGAACGGCCGATTGGCAAGCCGCCCAATCACGCCAGCGCGACCAAAAAGGAAGAGAGATATGGCGGAGGCGTTAGCGGCCTGAACTACTCATCGGATGCCATCTATCGCTTCAGCGTCAGCGGGCCACGTGGCATGAACGGCGGGGGTGCCAACATGAGCCCGGCATATAAGGATGGGCCTGCCACTGCTGGGGAGATGTGCTGCATCGGGATTCCGAAGTACTGGCAGCCCAATACCAAACTCGAAATCGAGTGGGAGCGGGACCGCTTTCCCTACAACCATGAAAACAGAACCGGAGCAGTAGTAATGAAAGCGACCGTGACAGTGCCTCAGTATGCGCCGAAGACATCCGGTTTTTTTGCCATTTTCCTACCAGGAGATCGCGTGAAAGTCATGGTAGGAGACGGCAATGCCAATGGGAACAACGATGTCAATATCAGACCTCCCGATGACGACCCGTTTATTGCCCAAGGGGTACTCGACGAAGCACTGACGAAAGAACTACAGGAGCGTTTCAAATGAGCGTACTGCGCTGGCCTGCCGCGATGCCGGAAACGAACAAAGGTCGCCTCCCGGAAGGAGAGAAAGCCTACAACAAGGGAAAAATGCGTGTAGTCGATCCGCTGGGCGACTGCGAGCAGACCATCCACATCTGCCTGTTCTTCGACGGCACCAACAACAATGATGACCCCAATAACAAATGGCGTGATTCCGTCCATGGGACGCACACCAATGTAGTCCGGCTGTTCAGAGCCAGCAAGAATAGGCCAGAACAAGGTCTATTCAGCTACTACATCGTTGGGGTGGGCACACCATTCCCCGAGATCGGAGAGGAGACGTACAGCAGCGCAGGCAAGGCACTAGCAGCGGGATTCGCCAAGCGCTGCGTGTGGGGCTATACGCGTGTGCTAAATGCGGTTTATAAGGCGATTACGGCAAAGCATGGTGACGATCTGATTAAGGAGGATGATGCTGGCAAAATTTGTGCAACGCTCGACAGAGCTTTCTATTCCTTCAAGCTCGCAGAAAGAGAGAAGCACCTCGGCAGCATTCATGAGGCCGTGGTCCGCAGTTGCCAGCGCAACCGCTTGATCAAGAAGGCCTACATCAACGTCTTTGGCTTCTCGCGCGGCGCGGCGGGCGCCAGGGTCTTTGTCAGCAGGCTGATCAAGCGCTGGGCCAAGAACGGGAAACTGATCGACAGGATTCCCTATGAGGTGAATTTCATGGGGCTGTTCGATACGGTGGCATCGGTTGGGCCGCCGGACTCCACCCGTGCCGCCGTGGATTCCGATAAATTTGACGGGCACTTCAGCTGGTCCGGTGGTGGCGCGCTGAACATCCCGCCGCAAGTGCGGCGCTGCGTGCATTTCTTCTCGATTCACGAACAGCGCATGAGTTTTCCGCTGGACTCGATCCGGCAAGGCAAGCGCTATCCGGTGGATTTCGTCAGGCTGCTGGAAGTGGCCTATCCCGGTGTTCATTCGGACGTGGGCGGCAGCTATGCGCCTGGCGACCAGGGCAAGTCCACCAAGGGCGAGGGACACAGGCTGGGCAAGATCCCCTTGCATGACATGTACATCGAGGCTCTGAATGCCGGCGTTCCGCTACGTCTGGATAAGGACGGCGACGACGATCGCATGGACGACTCGCACCTGCAAGACTTCTCCATCGATCCCGCCGTCGCCAAAGCCTTCAACGACTGGCGCGCTAAGCTGCCCGCCATGGATAGCCTGGAGCAGGCACTGGAATTCGGGCTGCGGCAGAACCTGCAATGGCGTGCGCTGCGGGCACGCTACCACACGGGCCATTACCTCACCAATCAGCCTTTCTATCGGTTCTGCGCGGACAAGCGCGAAGACAGGAAGACCCCTCACGCGCTAAGGACGGAAGCCGACAGGAGGCGGAAGACCGACCCCGAAATTGAACGGTTAAAGAAGGAAAACGCCGAACTGGACAGCAAGATGAAGCTGTTGAAGGCGCGTGCCAGTTCCCGGCGGGCGATCCCGCAGATCATGGCCGACATGAAGGAACTGGGGGACATCAAGGCCAGGATCGCGGCCAACGAAGCCGCCATTCTGGCGCGCGAGGTGGCCATTCTTGCCGAGGTGGCCGGCAAGAAGCCGGAAGATTGCCGGCCCGGCGAAGGCGCGGACGAACTGGTGACCAATGACCGCACGGACCTGCTCGAAGCGGCTGAGGAATTCCAGTTGCTACTGGGCTTTCTACACCCGGATCAGCAAGCCAGTCTCAATGTCAAGACGCAATCCGTCGAACGGTGGTTCTCGTTCGATGACTTTCGCAAGGGTGGCATCGGGCCGGGCGGCGCGATCGTTGGCACGTGGGAAAAATCCGGCATGCACCTGTGCGTGCCGCGTGCCGACCGCCCGATGACGGATTCGGCCAGTGTGGCGCTGGTAGCGCCGGATGCAATGGTATCCACGGCGGCTATCAGGAAGTACTACGCCGTTGACGACGTGCTGGTGGAGCCCGCCCGCGAAATGGTTGCCTACCTGAGAGCAACCACCGCCGCCAAGGCGGTGGATGAATTTGCCTTGCGCGAGAGAGCCGCCGTCGAGATGTTCGACAACTACATCCATGACAGCCGCGCCTGGTTCCGTGTGCCCCACTTCCATGAGTACGCGCCCGGCGGATATGGATGGGCACGTACGGTCTTTGTCGGGGATGACGAGAAGATCCGGCACCTTGGCATGACTGGGGGCGCGCAAAGGCGCGCGGCATAGCAGAAGGCCGTTCGCATTGCCACGGCAACCAGCGCATCGGCTAACGCATCGACCAGCACTTTAAACAGCACTTTAACCGGCGCGTCAACCCGCGCTTCAACCTGGGAAACACGTATGAACTACACCAACTCTCAACAACCTTCCTTCGCCTTTGTGGCCGCCTCCTGGGCTGCGCTTTTGGCGGGCTTTCTTGCCTTCCTGATCGGCCTGTTCAATGCCGACATGCAACTCAATGAAAAAGGCTATTACTTCACCGTCTTGGTGTATGGCCTGTTCGCCGCCGTCTCCGTGCAGAAGTCCGTCCGCGACAGGCTGGAGGGCATTCCTGTCACGGGGATTTACTATGGGCTGAGCTGGCTGTCCGTGCTGCTGGCAGTGCTCTTGCTGTGCGTCGGGCTGTTCAATGCCACGCTTGCCTTGAGCGAGAAGGGCTTTTATGCCATGTCGTTTGCGCTGGCCCTGTTTGGCGCAATTGCCGTGCAGAAGAACACCCGCGACACCCAGGCAGCAAGGCCGACGTCCATCAATGCCGATGCGGTCCGCATCATCAATGACGGTGCCGCCCCCGGCCAGGTGGACGAGGCATGACCGCGTGGCTGGACAAGGACGCCCCCCCGCCGCAGCGGGGGCAGCAGGCGCCCGGCGCCTCCGTGAAGCTGGCCGTGACAGGCCAGGAGAAGCAGGAGGCCGACCCGACGCCCCTGCCCGCGGGCAAGACCATCGAGGCCCGCGTCGCCGAGATTGACGGCACGCCCAATCCCCTGCTGGGAGCCGCCCGGCGGCTGCTGCGGGCGCTGGCCGACATGCCGCCCATACTGGAGGAGCGCGCTACGGTGGAGCGGCTGCGCGCCCTGCTGGAGCAGGAACTGCGCACTTTCCAGGCTGTGTGCGACCGGCTGAACATCGACCGCGGGCACACCACCGGCGTGCATTACGCGCTGTGCACGGCGCTGGACGAGGCCGTGGCCCATACCGAATGGGGCGGCGGCAGCGCCGCCTCGCTCGGCGCGTGGCCGGGCAGCGCCTTGGCATCAACCTTTCACCAGGACTGCGAGGGTGGCGTCAAGGTCTTTCTCATCCTGGGCCGGCTGGTGGACTCGGTGGCCGAGAACATCGGCCCCATCGAGGTCTACTACCATATCCTGTCGCTGGGGTTCGAGGGGCGGTATCGCGGCGTGGCGGACGGCGAACGACAGCTGCGCCATATCCGGAGCCGCCTGCTGGAGGCAATCAACAAGCACCGTGACCCGGTGCCCGAGGCGCTGTCGCCGAACGTGCAGCCCGCACCGCCGGGGCGCTTCCAGCACCTGGGTGGCATCCCCATCTGGGTGACCTGGGTGCTTGGCCTGCTGGTTGTTTCGGGCATGGCCGGCTATTACAAGTACCAGCTGACGCTCCGGGAGCGCGACCTCGTGCAGCAGATTGTCGCGATCGGCAATATGAAGCCACCGCCGCCACCAAAGACGCTGCGCCTCGCCCAGTTGCTGAAGGATGAGATCGCGCGCGGCGTGGTCGCGGTCAAGGACGACGACCGCCGCAGCACCGTGACATTCCGGGGCGACGCTATGTTCGGCGCCGGAAAAGCCGAGATCAGCAAAACGCTGATGCCAACGCTGGACAAGGTCGCATCCGAGATCAAGCAGGTGCAGGGCATGGTGCAGGTGACCGGCCACAGCGACAACCAGCCGATCAAGAGCGCGCGCTATGCATCGAACCAGGCCCTGTCCGAGGAGCGCGCCGCCGTGGTCAGTGAGTACCTGGCCCGCAAGGGCGTCGCCAAAGGGCGCCTTGAAGCCATCGGCAAGGGCGACACCGAACCGCTGACGGACAACAAGACCCCTGCGGCCCGCGCGGCAAACCGGCGCGTGGAAGTGGTGGTGACTCAGTAACGCAGGAGCAATCGGAATGCCAGGAACACTCATCAAGAAGGGCGACAAGACCAGCCATGACGGCGTGGTCATTACCGGGGCCGAGGACGACCTGCTCGACGGGCAGCCCATGGCGCGCCTTGGCGACCTCGTGGACTGCCCCGAACGCTACCCGGACGGGCGACCGCACGGGGTCAACAAGATCATCACTGCAACCTCTGGCCTGATGAGTGGCACCCGTCCCGTGGCCTGTGAGGGCGACCGCACCGAATGCGGCTGCGTGCTGATCGGCAGCTCAGACGCCATGGCAGGCCAGCTGTGAAGCCGCGACACGTTGCCCCCAGCGGGGTCCGAATCACGCCGCCCATTCCAAATCCGTTCCTGCACAAGGCGATATGAACCCAAAAATCAACTGGCTGAAAACCATCCAGCATTCCTACGTCTCGGCATTCCAGGTCTTGACTGCACTTCCACGCCTCGTGGGCTTGACAGTTGCAGTCCTTAGCGCCGTTTCCTGCTGGATTTCCCGCCTCAGAGACGGCGGAATGTCGACCATGGATTTGCTGGTCCTGTTCACCGGCCTACAAACGATTGTTGCAGCTCCCTTGCAGTTGGGAGGCTATCGTCTTCTGTTGCTAGGGAAGACAACGAAAAGCTGGTCAAGCAAGACAACCGAGTTCTTCCTGCTCACCGTAGCCGAGAGTACCGGCAACTTCCTCGCCATGCTATTTCTGACAGTATGGGTCTTGATATCCCCAACCTGGGGAGTTGTCGCTATTGCGCTGGTTCTGGCAATCAGCTCCTGCTTCTTGTACGCCCGCCTGACCCTGATGCTGCCCGCATTGGCCATCGATGCACGAAATGCGTCCTTTAGGCAGATATGGGACATGAGCCGCGGGCGCGTTTGGTCTGTCCTGGCAACAATCACTGTGACCACGTTTCCCGTGTACGTTGTTCTGCACTTTTTCCCGGTGAGCAACCCGACCGAAGCATTCCGCAATATCACGCTGCTTGACGCTGTGCTGTACTCCATGGTCTGCGTATCGTCAAACCTGCTCAGTATCGGTGCGCTCGCGGCCCTTTACCGCTGGCTGGCACCAACGCCAGCAAATCAATGCGCCGACGCTGCGCAGCTACTATGACTTTCTGGACCGCGAGAGCGGCAAGATGGCTAGGCCTGCGCCGCAGCCAGGAAGCCGCGCCATGGGTCAAACGCGCAGACGGTGCGCTTACACGGGAACTACGCCCAGGCGTATCCTGCGTGGTCCATCCCGACGCGCGCGTCGAACTGAACCTGGAAACCTTTGCCGGGATCGAGATAGCCGAGCCGTGGGAAGTCCTCGGGCGAGAGCAAATCAGCATCGCGGGCAT
The Cupriavidus basilensis DNA segment above includes these coding regions:
- a CDS encoding DUF3304 domain-containing protein — translated: MNRVNTWTHARMKCQLAMMLPLAACLSLSACSEERPIGKPPNHASATKKEERYGGGVSGLNYSSDAIYRFSVSGPRGMNGGGANMSPAYKDGPATAGEMCCIGIPKYWQPNTKLEIEWERDRFPYNHENRTGAVVMKATVTVPQYAPKTSGFFAIFLPGDRVKVMVGDGNANGNNDVNIRPPDDDPFIAQGVLDEALTKELQERFK
- a CDS encoding T6SS phospholipase effector Tle1-like catalytic domain-containing protein — encoded protein: MSVLRWPAAMPETNKGRLPEGEKAYNKGKMRVVDPLGDCEQTIHICLFFDGTNNNDDPNNKWRDSVHGTHTNVVRLFRASKNRPEQGLFSYYIVGVGTPFPEIGEETYSSAGKALAAGFAKRCVWGYTRVLNAVYKAITAKHGDDLIKEDDAGKICATLDRAFYSFKLAEREKHLGSIHEAVVRSCQRNRLIKKAYINVFGFSRGAAGARVFVSRLIKRWAKNGKLIDRIPYEVNFMGLFDTVASVGPPDSTRAAVDSDKFDGHFSWSGGGALNIPPQVRRCVHFFSIHEQRMSFPLDSIRQGKRYPVDFVRLLEVAYPGVHSDVGGSYAPGDQGKSTKGEGHRLGKIPLHDMYIEALNAGVPLRLDKDGDDDRMDDSHLQDFSIDPAVAKAFNDWRAKLPAMDSLEQALEFGLRQNLQWRALRARYHTGHYLTNQPFYRFCADKREDRKTPHALRTEADRRRKTDPEIERLKKENAELDSKMKLLKARASSRRAIPQIMADMKELGDIKARIAANEAAILAREVAILAEVAGKKPEDCRPGEGADELVTNDRTDLLEAAEEFQLLLGFLHPDQQASLNVKTQSVERWFSFDDFRKGGIGPGGAIVGTWEKSGMHLCVPRADRPMTDSASVALVAPDAMVSTAAIRKYYAVDDVLVEPAREMVAYLRATTAAKAVDEFALRERAAVEMFDNYIHDSRAWFRVPHFHEYAPGGYGWARTVFVGDDEKIRHLGMTGGAQRRAA
- the yiaA gene encoding inner membrane protein YiaA, producing MNYTNSQQPSFAFVAASWAALLAGFLAFLIGLFNADMQLNEKGYYFTVLVYGLFAAVSVQKSVRDRLEGIPVTGIYYGLSWLSVLLAVLLLCVGLFNATLALSEKGFYAMSFALALFGAIAVQKNTRDTQAARPTSINADAVRIINDGAAPGQVDEA
- the tssL gene encoding type VI secretion system protein TssL, long form — encoded protein: MTAWLDKDAPPPQRGQQAPGASVKLAVTGQEKQEADPTPLPAGKTIEARVAEIDGTPNPLLGAARRLLRALADMPPILEERATVERLRALLEQELRTFQAVCDRLNIDRGHTTGVHYALCTALDEAVAHTEWGGGSAASLGAWPGSALASTFHQDCEGGVKVFLILGRLVDSVAENIGPIEVYYHILSLGFEGRYRGVADGERQLRHIRSRLLEAINKHRDPVPEALSPNVQPAPPGRFQHLGGIPIWVTWVLGLLVVSGMAGYYKYQLTLRERDLVQQIVAIGNMKPPPPPKTLRLAQLLKDEIARGVVAVKDDDRRSTVTFRGDAMFGAGKAEISKTLMPTLDKVASEIKQVQGMVQVTGHSDNQPIKSARYASNQALSEERAAVVSEYLARKGVAKGRLEAIGKGDTEPLTDNKTPAARAANRRVEVVVTQ
- a CDS encoding PAAR domain-containing protein, encoding MPGTLIKKGDKTSHDGVVITGAEDDLLDGQPMARLGDLVDCPERYPDGRPHGVNKIITATSGLMSGTRPVACEGDRTECGCVLIGSSDAMAGQL